A single Triticum dicoccoides isolate Atlit2015 ecotype Zavitan chromosome 2A, WEW_v2.0, whole genome shotgun sequence DNA region contains:
- the LOC119355538 gene encoding uncharacterized protein LOC119355538 isoform X2 produces MKALTGDSNASAPLLLATKISIPASSTGGAAEAALLGKGRYKVWALAAIALLALWSMSAASVSLRWSAGDLAAAVSGDLDAPLRDDLDSLEMEEREKLVGRMWDMYTCTSDEVCDTAISEIARMSAHRLELEQPVNANEEEGKVSIRNNDHGRVKQ; encoded by the exons ATGAAGGCCCTCACCGGCGACAGCAACGCCTCCGCGCCGCTTCTGCTGGCGACTAAGATCAGCATCCCCGCCTCCTCCACGGGCGGGGCCGCGGAGGCCGCGCTCCTCGGGAAGGGGCGGTACAAGGTGTGGGCCCTCGCCGCCATCGCGCTCCTCGCGCTCTGGTCCATGTCGGCCGCCTCCGTCTCCCTCCGCTGGTCAGCCGGCGACCTAGCAGCCGCTGTCTCAGGGGACCTCGACGCGCCACTCCGTGACGATCTCGATTCCCTC GAGATGGAGGAAAGGGAGAAATTAGTTGGTCGGATGTGGGACATGTACACATGCACCAGCGATGAG GTCTGCGACACGGCCATCTCTGAGATTGCTCGAATGTCAGCCCACAGACTTGAGCTTGAGCAGCCTGTGAATGCGAACGAG GAAGAGGGCAAGGTAAGCATCAGGAATAATGATCATGGCAGAGTGAAGCAGTAG
- the LOC119355538 gene encoding uncharacterized protein LOC119355538 isoform X1 yields MKALTGDSNASAPLLLATKISIPASSTGGAAEAALLGKGRYKVWALAAIALLALWSMSAASVSLRWSAGDLAAAVSGDLDAPLRDDLDSLEMEEREKLVGRMWDMYTCTSDEVRLPRFWQEAFEAAYEELAGDDMQVCDTAISEIARMSAHRLELEQPVNANEEEGKVSIRNNDHGRVKQ; encoded by the exons ATGAAGGCCCTCACCGGCGACAGCAACGCCTCCGCGCCGCTTCTGCTGGCGACTAAGATCAGCATCCCCGCCTCCTCCACGGGCGGGGCCGCGGAGGCCGCGCTCCTCGGGAAGGGGCGGTACAAGGTGTGGGCCCTCGCCGCCATCGCGCTCCTCGCGCTCTGGTCCATGTCGGCCGCCTCCGTCTCCCTCCGCTGGTCAGCCGGCGACCTAGCAGCCGCTGTCTCAGGGGACCTCGACGCGCCACTCCGTGACGATCTCGATTCCCTC GAGATGGAGGAAAGGGAGAAATTAGTTGGTCGGATGTGGGACATGTACACATGCACCAGCGATGAGGTACGCCTTCCACGGTTCTGGCAGGAAGCATTCGAGGCTGCATATGAGGAGCTTGCTGGTGATGATATGCAGGTCTGCGACACGGCCATCTCTGAGATTGCTCGAATGTCAGCCCACAGACTTGAGCTTGAGCAGCCTGTGAATGCGAACGAG GAAGAGGGCAAGGTAAGCATCAGGAATAATGATCATGGCAGAGTGAAGCAGTAG